In the Caenorhabditis elegans chromosome X genome, one interval contains:
- the C14F11.4 gene encoding AIP3 domain-containing protein (Confirmed by transcript evidence): protein MSRYPPLVTKKEIIYRRFIDDHNERFDNIVRNPTSYPPRAPKPERPQNLVVSHNYHSDVEAEYQLSKINKKLDRIIEILRSPSTKKTSQEPPIIDVARQEQTRQYKDICDRLDKLEAELTFVAPLQNEISLLTNKVHELAQIQEGLRVKLVSSNIAGEDIDELLKVINETRRDMEEKIGNIKQLSDGNYIHLEDKLDGYLRNQHGIQLQVDHLMQLLTHSSRPASAIGSRPGSAAEKMSSVSRSSSKSSNLKANLVMPTRRSPPPKTPSEASYASTRPKTERSSSHKSASTVTSSATITTLDSAKRKPLAKNASPKPPRSPVLEVLERTKSIETMNEIHTSQKLDELAIETSSSGSYIAPLPINGRRDSQPANILLTQKY from the exons ATGTCCCGTTATCCACCGCTGGTcaccaaaaaagaaatcatCTACCGGCGTTTTATTGATGAT cATAATGAACGTTTCGACAATATCGTGAGAAACCCTACATCATATCCTCCAAGAGCTCCAAAACCAGAACGTCCGCAAAATTTGGTTGTAAGTCACAACTATCACTCTGACGTGGAAGCTGAG taccaactctcaaaaatcaacaaaaagttgGATCGTATTATTGAAATTCTTCGGAGCCCATCGACCAAG AAAACTTCCCAAGAGCCTCCAATCATTGACGTCGCACGCCAGGAGCAAACACGTCAATACAAGGATATTTGCGATAGGCTCGACAAATTGGAGGCTGAGTTAACT TTTGTTGCGCCTctccaaaatgaaatttcattattgACAAATAAAGTTCACGAATTGGCCCAAATACAAGAGGGTTTAAGAGTGAAGCTAGTTTCGAGCAACATTGCAGGAGAAGACATCGATGAACTTTTG aaagtcatCAATGAGACCAGAAGAGATATGGAAGAGAAAATTGGGAATATCAAGCAACTGAGTGACGGAAATTACATTCACCTGGAAGATAAA CTTGATGGATATCTTCGCAACCAGCATGGCATTCAACTCCAGGTAGACCATCTAATGCAGCTTCTGACTCATAGCTCTCGTCCGGCATCTGCTATTGGCTCAAGACCCGGTTCAGCTGCGGAAAAGATGAG taGTGTTTCCCGCTCATcgtcaaaaagttcaaacttgAAAGCCAACCTTGTCATGCCAACTCGTCGTTCTCCACCACCGAAAACCCCAAGTGAAGCTAGCTACGCATCGACTCGCCCAAAAACTGAGCGTTCGTCATCTCACAAATCGGCAAGCACGGTCACATCATCTGCAACTATCACAACATTGGACAGTGCCAAAAGAAAGCCTCTCGCAAAAAATGCTTCACCAAAGCCACCAAGAAGTCCGGTgttagaagttttggaaagaACAAAAAGTATTGAAACTATGa ATGAAATTCACACTTCTCAAAAGCTCGACGAATTGGCCATCGAAACATCATCTTCTGGCAGTTACATCGCTCCTCTACCCATCAACGGACGTCGTGATTCTCAACCAGCTAACATTTTGCTAACGCAGAAATATTAG
- the lite-1 gene encoding High-energy light unresponsive protein 1 (Confirmed by transcript evidence), which translates to MPPPSSHSNIFHSTFKHTVKETMANAKKTMIAKILSSRNKWAICDRTLYPIYYLLLILGLNQSIRPNNSLLFRIYSWLVFCLLLFTTLRKFNQVGVRPNGTRENLQEFFANPRSMITLCNALIMLSGLLASLQLYTLGAKRLKPLKILCQFSLNVRTKQAERRQFMINTFLAVFSGLLALTMAATYAMSKWGYILYIVGTPNLDTETIFCVLLDSYALFVSRAAISALAILFYQHCSVIRRSIKHLINEMVPAEQDECPLPESSLQKIHDCQISYQRIFNGKAVIEEYYSFVLFYSYGVCIPIFCFLMFVGMSAQSICWSEVVSIVIWIVNAILVLLLFSLPAFMINEDGDRLVASSFRMYHETFHEERDLTVLSQMTFFTFQIHSTKLTLSACNYFYMDRSILLSLFSAILTYFLILWEFDIKNNQSLQNIANHTIHT; encoded by the exons ATGCCACCACCATCATcacattcaaacatttttcattcgaCGTTCAAGCACACCGTTAAAGAAACAATGGCAAATG CCAAGAAGACCATGATCGCAAAAATCCTGTCGAGTCGTAACAAATGGGCGATTTGCGATCGAACGCTCTACCCAATTTACTATCTTCTGCTCATTCTTGGTCTAAATCAATCAATCCGCCCGAACAATTCTCTGCTGTTCCGTATTTACAGCTGGTTGGTCTTTTGTCTCCTA CTCTTCACGACTCTCCGGAAATTCAATCAAGTTGGCGTGCGCCCGAACGGAACCCGCGAAAACCTTCAGGAGTTCTTTGCAAACCCGAGATCTATGATCACTCTTTGCAATGCATTGATAATGTTGAG cGGATTGCTGGCTTCATTGCAACTATACACGCTTGGGGCAAAACGTTTGAAACCGTTGAAG ATTTTGTGCCAGTTTTCGTTGAATGTTCGTACCAAACAAGCCGAGCGTCGTCAATTTATGATCAACACTTTTTTGGCTGTTTTCAGTGGACTTTTGGCTCTTACCATGGCGGCCACCTACGCCA tgtCAAAATGGGGATACATCTTGTACATTGTTGGAACTCCAAACTTGGACACTGAAACCATTTTCTGTGTTCTTCTGGATTCTTATGCG CTCTTCGTCTCCCGTGCCGCAATTTCCGCCTTGGCAATCTTGTTCTACCAACACTGTTCCGTCATCCGTCGTTCGATCAAGCATCTGATCAATGAAATGGTACCTGCCGAGCAAGATGAGTGCCCGCTTCCTGAATCGtcgttacaaaaaattcacgaTTGTCAAATCAGTTATCAAAgaatttttaacggaaaagCTGTAATTGAAGAGTACTACTCGTTTGTTTTGTTCTACTCATATGGTGTTTgcattccaattttctgtttcttgATGTTTGTCGGAATGAGTGCCCAGTCG ATTTGCTGGTCCGAAGTTGTTTCCATTGTGATTTGGATTGTCAATGCCATTCTTGTCCTCTTGCTGTTCAGCTTACCAGCATTCATGATCAATGAAGAT GGAGATCGTCTTGTTGCTTCGTCCTTCCGAATGTATCACGAAACTTTCCATGAGGAAAGAGATTTGACCGTTTTG TCTCAAATGACATTCTTCACCTTCCAAATTCACTCGACCAAACTGACATTATCCGCTTGCAACTACTTCTACATGGATCGCTCCATTCTTCTCTCG CTCTTCTCGGCAATCCTCACCTACTTCCTCATCCTCTGGGAATTTGATATCAAGAACAACCAGAGTCTCCAGAATATCGCAAACCACACGATTCACACATAA
- the hsp-43 gene encoding SHSP domain-containing protein (Confirmed by transcript evidence): MTLATRHADFTRDKLWKENDLWLDDFRDWPLDWPKPRDFFHRFSRDVDSWWKDWPTDWPRMDAVMPRFSSQLDRMDRNWRSDPYWMNLYPRWAEPIFKEGIDVNSNVVNDDRRFAVDMDCYQFRPEEIQVKTLDDTLMIEGRHEDIRDKDNFTKMYFVRKYQLPRDVDFNSIQSSIDAKGRLQVEAGKFNNMALQGRERMIPIEGAGHHSPRFENGTLRSQRGPNSPIHVQTEHDGRSVSSRSGSRLNDSPGSRDVYSSHSYSYHRSDSRNRLSPNDVNITRNDNRTYSPVTPRITTSGSYNTAGNANLHEERSSSRAQSHRSESRNGGYRVESPVSTTTGILRNGNSDSPNSTQREYRSIQILRKTY, from the exons atgactcTTGCAACCCGTCATGCCGATTTCACTCGTGACAAACTCTGGAAAGAGAACGACCTGTGGCTCGACGATTTCCGTGATTGGCCTCTTGATTGGCCAAAACCAAGGGACTTTTTCCACCGG tTCTCCCGTGACGTCGACAGTTGGTGGAAGGATTGGCCAACCGATTGGCCCCGTATGGACGCCGTCATGCCAAGA ttttccaGTCAACTTGATCGCATGGATCGCAACTGGAGGAGTGATCCATACTGGATGAATCTCTACCCAAGATGGGCTGAGCCAATCTTCAAGGAGGGAATTGACGTAAACTCCAATGTGGTTAATGATGATCGTAGATTTGCCGTTGACATGGATTGCTATCAATTCCGTCCTGAAGAAATTCAAGTGAAAACTCTTGATGATACTCTGATGATTGAGGGAAGACATGAGGATATTCGTGATAAAGATAACTTCACCAAAATGTACTTTGTCAGAAAGTACCAACTTCCAAGAGACGTAGACTTCAACTCGATTCAAAGTAGTATTGATGCCAAAGGACGTCTTCAAGTTGAGGCTGGAAAATTCAACAACATGGCATTGCAAGGTCGCGAGCGTATGATCCCAATCGAAGGAGCCGGGCACCATTCACcaagatttgaaaatggaacaCTCCGTTCGCAACGAGGACCAAACTCGCCAATTCATGTCCAGACTGAGCACGACGGGAGGAGCGTGTCTAGCAGAAGTGGATCGCGATTGAATGATAGTCCAGGATCGAGAGACGTGTATTCTTCTCATTCTTACAG ctaccaCCGCAGCGACTCTCGCAATCGTCTCTCCCCAAATGATGTTAACATCACTAGAAATGACAACCGAACATATAGCCCAGTCACTCCTCGTATCACAACAAgtg gGTCATATAATACTGCTGGAAATGCAAATCTTCACGAGGAGCGTTCAAGCTCTCGCGCTCAGTCTCATCGCTCAGAAAGTCGCAATGGAG gatacCGGGTCGAGTCACCAGTGAGCACTACAACTGGAATTCTTCGTAATGGAAACTCGGACTCACCAAACTCAACTCAACGCGAGTACCGATCAATTCAAATTCTCCGCAAGACATATTAA
- the hsp-43 gene encoding SHSP domain-containing protein (Confirmed by transcript evidence) codes for MTLATRHADFTRDKLWKENDLWLDDFRDWPLDWPKPRDFFHRFSRDVDSWWKDWPTDWPRMDAVMPRFSSQLDRMDRNWRSDPYWMNLYPRWAEPIFKEGIDVNSNVVNDDRRFAVDMDCYQFRPEEIQVKTLDDTLMIEGRHEDIRDKDNFTKMYFVRKYQLPRDVDFNSIQSSIDAKGRLQVEAGKFNNMALQGRERMIPIEGAGHHSPRFENGTLRSQRGPNSPIHVQTEHDGRSVSSRSGSRLNDSPGSRDVYSSHSYSYHRSDSRNRLSPNDVNITRNDNRTYSPVTPRITTSERTVTPEQRSPGRKAFETIRNNFERGSYNTAGNANLHEERSSSRAQSHRSESRNGGYRVESPVSTTTGILRNGNSDSPNSTQREYRSIQILRKTY; via the exons atgactcTTGCAACCCGTCATGCCGATTTCACTCGTGACAAACTCTGGAAAGAGAACGACCTGTGGCTCGACGATTTCCGTGATTGGCCTCTTGATTGGCCAAAACCAAGGGACTTTTTCCACCGG tTCTCCCGTGACGTCGACAGTTGGTGGAAGGATTGGCCAACCGATTGGCCCCGTATGGACGCCGTCATGCCAAGA ttttccaGTCAACTTGATCGCATGGATCGCAACTGGAGGAGTGATCCATACTGGATGAATCTCTACCCAAGATGGGCTGAGCCAATCTTCAAGGAGGGAATTGACGTAAACTCCAATGTGGTTAATGATGATCGTAGATTTGCCGTTGACATGGATTGCTATCAATTCCGTCCTGAAGAAATTCAAGTGAAAACTCTTGATGATACTCTGATGATTGAGGGAAGACATGAGGATATTCGTGATAAAGATAACTTCACCAAAATGTACTTTGTCAGAAAGTACCAACTTCCAAGAGACGTAGACTTCAACTCGATTCAAAGTAGTATTGATGCCAAAGGACGTCTTCAAGTTGAGGCTGGAAAATTCAACAACATGGCATTGCAAGGTCGCGAGCGTATGATCCCAATCGAAGGAGCCGGGCACCATTCACcaagatttgaaaatggaacaCTCCGTTCGCAACGAGGACCAAACTCGCCAATTCATGTCCAGACTGAGCACGACGGGAGGAGCGTGTCTAGCAGAAGTGGATCGCGATTGAATGATAGTCCAGGATCGAGAGACGTGTATTCTTCTCATTCTTACAG ctaccaCCGCAGCGACTCTCGCAATCGTCTCTCCCCAAATGATGTTAACATCACTAGAAATGACAACCGAACATATAGCCCAGTCACTCCTCGTATCACAACAAgtg AGCGGACAGTAACACCGGAACAGCGGTCGCCGGGTCGAAAAGCGTTCGAAACCattcgaaacaattttgagcgag gGTCATATAATACTGCTGGAAATGCAAATCTTCACGAGGAGCGTTCAAGCTCTCGCGCTCAGTCTCATCGCTCAGAAAGTCGCAATGGAG gatacCGGGTCGAGTCACCAGTGAGCACTACAACTGGAATTCTTCGTAATGGAAACTCGGACTCACCAAACTCAACTCAACGCGAGTACCGATCAATTCAAATTCTCCGCAAGACATATTAA
- the C14F11.4 gene encoding AIP3 domain-containing protein (Confirmed by transcript evidence), whose translation MSRYPPLVTKKEIIYRRFIDDHNERFDNIVRNPTSYPPRAPKPERPQNLVVSHNYHSDVEAEYQLSKINKKLDRIIEILRSPSTKKTSQEPPIIDVARQEQTRQYKDICDRLDKLEAELTGKTQFVAPLQNEISLLTNKVHELAQIQEGLRVKLVSSNIAGEDIDELLKVINETRRDMEEKIGNIKQLSDGNYIHLEDKLDGYLRNQHGIQLQVDHLMQLLTHSSRPASAIGSRPGSAAEKMSSVSRSSSKSSNLKANLVMPTRRSPPPKTPSEASYASTRPKTERSSSHKSASTVTSSATITTLDSAKRKPLAKNASPKPPRSPVLEVLERTKSIETMNEIHTSQKLDELAIETSSSGSYIAPLPINGRRDSQPANILLTQKY comes from the exons ATGTCCCGTTATCCACCGCTGGTcaccaaaaaagaaatcatCTACCGGCGTTTTATTGATGAT cATAATGAACGTTTCGACAATATCGTGAGAAACCCTACATCATATCCTCCAAGAGCTCCAAAACCAGAACGTCCGCAAAATTTGGTTGTAAGTCACAACTATCACTCTGACGTGGAAGCTGAG taccaactctcaaaaatcaacaaaaagttgGATCGTATTATTGAAATTCTTCGGAGCCCATCGACCAAG AAAACTTCCCAAGAGCCTCCAATCATTGACGTCGCACGCCAGGAGCAAACACGTCAATACAAGGATATTTGCGATAGGCTCGACAAATTGGAGGCTGAGTTAACT GGTAAAACTCAGTTTGTTGCGCCTctccaaaatgaaatttcattattgACAAATAAAGTTCACGAATTGGCCCAAATACAAGAGGGTTTAAGAGTGAAGCTAGTTTCGAGCAACATTGCAGGAGAAGACATCGATGAACTTTTG aaagtcatCAATGAGACCAGAAGAGATATGGAAGAGAAAATTGGGAATATCAAGCAACTGAGTGACGGAAATTACATTCACCTGGAAGATAAA CTTGATGGATATCTTCGCAACCAGCATGGCATTCAACTCCAGGTAGACCATCTAATGCAGCTTCTGACTCATAGCTCTCGTCCGGCATCTGCTATTGGCTCAAGACCCGGTTCAGCTGCGGAAAAGATGAG taGTGTTTCCCGCTCATcgtcaaaaagttcaaacttgAAAGCCAACCTTGTCATGCCAACTCGTCGTTCTCCACCACCGAAAACCCCAAGTGAAGCTAGCTACGCATCGACTCGCCCAAAAACTGAGCGTTCGTCATCTCACAAATCGGCAAGCACGGTCACATCATCTGCAACTATCACAACATTGGACAGTGCCAAAAGAAAGCCTCTCGCAAAAAATGCTTCACCAAAGCCACCAAGAAGTCCGGTgttagaagttttggaaagaACAAAAAGTATTGAAACTATGa ATGAAATTCACACTTCTCAAAAGCTCGACGAATTGGCCATCGAAACATCATCTTCTGGCAGTTACATCGCTCCTCTACCCATCAACGGACGTCGTGATTCTCAACCAGCTAACATTTTGCTAACGCAGAAATATTAG